cCATTTTAATTATTATTCCCCATCAGTTCCCTGAAGTTTTTACTATTCACTTACACACTGGTggaaatttactgaggccaagtcCGATATGTTTGACATATAGAAGAAAACTGGTGCATCCTGAGGTAACCCACCGGATAACGGGGATCgtgtccaaactccacacaggcagcacctgagttttagttttagagatacagcgcggaaacaggcccttcggctcaccgagtctgcaccgaccagcgatccccgcatattaacactaccctgcacgcgCTGAGggcaaatttacatttatactaagccaacaaacctgtacgtctttggagtgtgagaggaaactgaagatctcggagaaaccccatgcaggtcacggggagaacgtacaaactccgtacagacaagcacccgtagtcaggatcgtacctgggtctctggcgcattgAGGCAGCAGTTCTTATCAGTTATACCACTCTTCCACTGAATCTGGATGGAGGCAAAGTCGGCGTCTGTCACTGAAGAAATGAAACGCAGATTGCTTGGTTGCTTTGCAGTACATGTATGTTCAATCCACAAGGGTAAACCTGGGCTTCCCGCTGTCTTTCACGTTGATTCTTCACCCCACTTCCACACTGATCTCTCTATCTTTAGCTTCCTATATGTTCCCAGTAAACAATCAACATAAGCTTGAGGGACAGCACGCTCATTTTTTTCTGAAAAGGCTTATGACAACTTGTGTTTAGTCTCACAATTCAACTCCTTTGTATACCATTTACCTTTCCAGTTACTTATCATAAGTTACCATATGATTATGTTTCCTGATCTGACATCCTTTGCCTATTCATTTATCCTGTCTCTCCCTATTTAGACTCTTCATATCTCCCTCGGGATTTATTTCCCTGCTTTCTGCTGTCAGTAAGTTCTGTTTATGTTCAGTCCTCACATTCAAGTCATATCTTTAGATTATATGGTAGCTGATGCTTGTGGCACCGCACAAGGAATAGTGTATATAATGGATAAATGACCTATTTATTCTGACTATTCTCTGTTCTTTAATTATTTAAGCTATTTCCTGTGAAGGCAACTTATGCGCTTTCAACACGTTGTGGGTAAAGACATTTCTCCCGAGTTTCTTATCAGATTCATTGGTAATTGTCTTCCATTTTGGACATTGGAAAAGTCTTCTCTGTCTATTCTGTCGAACTCCTACAGGGTATTAAAGGCCATTAAATAAACTCTTCCTCAGCTTTTCCTTTTCAGAAGGTGGAAGCCGCAGTCACTGCAACATTCCTGTGCTTCCAGCGAACCTTTGTCACAAATCAATTCAGTATCTCTCTTTCTGTGTGTTTGTATAGAACTGTCACCGATGGAACCtgtaaagaagaaaaaaaaacttgATGGTCAACAGCCTGACACTGCCATGGGCCTTCTCAAGGCCATAACCTCACCCGCACCGACCGTCACAAAGACTTCCAAAAAAGTTGAGAAACCGTTTTCTGCTTTTGGCTCAACGTCCCATCCTCCTTTTCACGCTGAGAGCAAGAGGGAGCACAAGAAAAAAGCTGCCAGTGCAGATACCGAGGAACCCTCCGAGGAAGGAAGCTTCCACAAGTCAAAAAAGATGAAGCCGCTCTTTGTAAATACTGATACAGTGACTGtgcgtgagggggaggggttaaaAATGAAACTCCTCCTCTCGCCAAAGGACAAGTCGGGCATGGATGATGAGGCCTTCAATTTTGCAGGGACATCAAGTCAAAAGAAACCATCCAAGAAGGTGAGTAGAGAGGATCATGGCGCTTTCCTCTCTGCCCTGGAAGCCCACAGTTTGCCAAGGCCGTCGGCCGTACGCAAAAAACATAAGACAGAGCCTCGGGTTAGTGAGGGCTTTGAATCTGCCTCTCATTTCTACACTGATGTCCAGGCGGGTAACCTCTCGGAGTACGAGTTCGCAGGTTTGGAAGCATTGGATTCTGCATCGTCTTCCGGCGGGGAACTCGAGGCGGGGGAGCTGGTTATCGACGATTCTTTCCGAGagatgaaaaagaaaaagaagaaagagaaaaaaagcaaaaaaaagaaGGACAAGGAAAAACACAAGGAAAAGAAACACTCAAGCAAGTCTAAGAAGCTGTTGACTCATGGCTCAGGGAAGGTCATATCCGCCAGTAAGTGCTGTCATCCATCACAGCCATCCGTTAGCACACCTTATGCAATAAATGTGCCCCCACCTTCCATATTCCACATCGAAGGACAGAcagagaaaaagaagaaaaaggaagagAAAGATAAAGAAAAGATAGAGAAACCTGAAAAGGTAGGGCTACTCAAGTACCTTCTTTGAAACATTAAACTTTCAGTTTCTTGTCCAAGTTACTgtcagttt
This DNA window, taken from Amblyraja radiata isolate CabotCenter1 chromosome 38, sAmbRad1.1.pri, whole genome shotgun sequence, encodes the following:
- the hmgxb4 gene encoding HMG domain-containing protein 4 isoform X2, with the protein product MMKHSRRKKEIEGFLLAADFPKKKKKVHHLTGEEFHHGELSPMEPVKKKKKLDGQQPDTAMGLLKAITSPAPTVTKTSKKVEKPFSAFGSTSHPPFHAESKREHKKKAASADTEEPSEEGSFHKSKKMKPLFVNTDTVTVREGEGLKMKLLLSPKDKSGMDDEAFNFAGTSSQKKPSKKVSREDHGAFLSALEAHSLPRPSAVRKKHKTEPRVSEGFESASHFYTDVQAGNLSEYEFAGLEALDSASSSGGELEAGELVIDDSFREMKKKKKKEKKSKKKKDKEKHKEKKHSSKSKKLLTHGSGKVISASKCCHPSQPSVSTPYAINVPPPSIFHIEGQTEKKKKKEEKDKEKIEKPEKKKKNISAYQLFCKEYRVNIVAEHPGIDFGELSKKLAEVWKQLPDKDKQVWKQKCQYLQHKQNKAEAMTVKRKLTDSLDDTTVKQKGKQNSSSLPGMVIPQKKSAHSVGLGGISLSSSPVKMPDADPIDVAAHLQLLGESLSLIGHRLQETEGMVAVSGSLSVLLDSIICALGPLTCLTAQVDHLNGCPKETLAHTLDNIAYIMPGL
- the hmgxb4 gene encoding HMG domain-containing protein 4 isoform X1 → MAYDEALKKKEDCIVGESGIEEVGLAAGRSQREKKRSYKDLLKEEEEIDAEVRKSAKKKAKEIEGFLLAADFPKKKKKVHHLTGEEFHHGELSPMEPVKKKKKLDGQQPDTAMGLLKAITSPAPTVTKTSKKVEKPFSAFGSTSHPPFHAESKREHKKKAASADTEEPSEEGSFHKSKKMKPLFVNTDTVTVREGEGLKMKLLLSPKDKSGMDDEAFNFAGTSSQKKPSKKVSREDHGAFLSALEAHSLPRPSAVRKKHKTEPRVSEGFESASHFYTDVQAGNLSEYEFAGLEALDSASSSGGELEAGELVIDDSFREMKKKKKKEKKSKKKKDKEKHKEKKHSSKSKKLLTHGSGKVISASKCCHPSQPSVSTPYAINVPPPSIFHIEGQTEKKKKKEEKDKEKIEKPEKKKKNISAYQLFCKEYRVNIVAEHPGIDFGELSKKLAEVWKQLPDKDKQVWKQKCQYLQHKQNKAEAMTVKRKLTDSLDDTTVKQKGKQNSSSLPGMVIPQKKSAHSVGLGGISLSSSPVKMPDADPIDVAAHLQLLGESLSLIGHRLQETEGMVAVSGSLSVLLDSIICALGPLTCLTAQVDHLNGCPKETLAHTLDNIAYIMPGL